From the Manis pentadactyla isolate mManPen7 chromosome 7, mManPen7.hap1, whole genome shotgun sequence genome, one window contains:
- the IGFBP1 gene encoding insulin-like growth factor-binding protein 1 isoform X2 gives MPEIPAARGWLLLLLAVQLGAAAGAPQPWHCAPCSAERLALCPPVPSSCPELARPAGCGCCLMCALPLGAACGVATARCARGLSCRALPGEPRPLHALTRGQGACTPDADAAPSAEDTGEDLPILWNAVSNYQSMKAREITGVKKRKEPCQRELYKVLDRLAKEQQKAGDELYKFYLPNCNKNGFYHSKQCETSLEGEAGLCWCVYPWNGKKIPGSLEIRGDPNCHQYFNLQN, from the exons ATGCCGGAGATCCCCGCTGCCCGCGgctggctcctgctcctgctggcCGTCCAGCTCGGCGCGGCTGCTGGAGCTCCCCAGCCATGGCACTGTGCGCCCTGCTCCGCTGAGAGGCTTGCACTCTGCCCGCCGGTGCCCTCCTCGTGCCCGGAGCTCGCCCGGCCCGCCGGCTGCGGCTGCTGTCTGATGTGCGCTCTGCCGCTGGGTGCCGCATGCGGTGTGGCCACTGCGCGCTGCGCCCGCGGGCTTAGCTGCCGCGCGCTACCCGGCGAGCCGCGGCCCTTGCATGCCCTTACCCGCGGCCAGGGTGCCTGCACGCCCGACGCCGACGCCGCGCCCAGCGCTGAGGACACAG GCGAGGACCTACCCATTCTCTGGAACGCCGTCAGTAACTACCAGAGCATGAAGGCTCGGGAGATCACGGGCGTCAAGAAGCGGAAG GAACCCTGCCAACGCGAACTCTACAAAGTGCTGGACAGATTAGCCAAGGAGCAGCAGAAGGCAGGAGATGAGCTTTACAAATTTTATCTGCCAAACTGCAACAAGAATGGATTCTATCACAGCAAACAG TGCGAGACATCCCTGGAGGGAGAGGCAGGGCTCTGCTGGTGTGTCTACCCTTGGAATGGGAAGAAGATTCCGGGATCCTTGGAGATCAGAGGGGACCCCAACTGTCATCAGTACTTTAACTTGCAAAACTGA
- the CCDC201 gene encoding coiled-coil domain-containing protein 201 isoform X2, with protein sequence MVSSVSGLSASEDEGPLSEMSPLPLRRVLQHSTPEEAALCGHRQSLGLVPSPLPAHASWDLPSLQLGLSPKAARQERQPSNVWASGASSGWVGLDQDPWAPEEDTPMPASGTWPQQQGKSGPTGRRPRNLGLPGIPSVAGRRRRDLKKLAAAMEQVRQWEAWLLQSIEEATQHELTIQDC encoded by the exons ATGGTTTCCTCT GTCTCTGGACTGAGCGCCTCTGAGGACGAAGGCCCCCTTTCAGAGATGAGTCCACTGCCCTTGAGAAGGGTCCTGCAGCACAGCACCCCGGAGGAAGCTGCCCTTTGTGGGCACAGGCAGTCCCTGGGCCTTGTCCCTTCCCCATTGCCTGCACACGCTTCCTGGGACCTCCCATCCCTGCAGCTAGGGCTCAGCCCCAAGGCTGCCCGCCAAGAGAGGCAGCCTTCTAATGTCTGGGCCTCTGGGGCATCCAGTGGGTGGGTAGGGCTGGACCAGGACCCCTGGGCTCCTGAGGAGGACACGCCCATGCCAGCCTCGGGCACCTGGCCGCAGCAACAGGGAAAGTCCGGCCCGACAGGAAGGCGGCCACGAAACCTGGGACTGCCTGGGATCCCCAGTGTGGCTGGGAGGAGGAGACGGGACCTGAAGAAGCTGGCGGCTGCG ATGGAGCAAGTGAGGCAGTGGGaagcctggctgctgcagagcatTGAGGAGGCCACCCAGCATGAGCTCACCATCCAGGACTGCTAG
- the IGFBP1 gene encoding insulin-like growth factor-binding protein 1 isoform X1, with the protein MPEIPAARGWLLLLLAVQLGAAAGAPQPWHCAPCSAERLALCPPVPSSCPELARPAGCGCCLMCALPLGAACGVATARCARGLSCRALPGEPRPLHALTRGQGACTPDADAAPSAEDTDSKGPSAPENMSPESTEITQEQLLDSFHLMAPTGEDLPILWNAVSNYQSMKAREITGVKKRKEPCQRELYKVLDRLAKEQQKAGDELYKFYLPNCNKNGFYHSKQCETSLEGEAGLCWCVYPWNGKKIPGSLEIRGDPNCHQYFNLQN; encoded by the exons ATGCCGGAGATCCCCGCTGCCCGCGgctggctcctgctcctgctggcCGTCCAGCTCGGCGCGGCTGCTGGAGCTCCCCAGCCATGGCACTGTGCGCCCTGCTCCGCTGAGAGGCTTGCACTCTGCCCGCCGGTGCCCTCCTCGTGCCCGGAGCTCGCCCGGCCCGCCGGCTGCGGCTGCTGTCTGATGTGCGCTCTGCCGCTGGGTGCCGCATGCGGTGTGGCCACTGCGCGCTGCGCCCGCGGGCTTAGCTGCCGCGCGCTACCCGGCGAGCCGCGGCCCTTGCATGCCCTTACCCGCGGCCAGGGTGCCTGCACGCCCGACGCCGACGCCGCGCCCAGCGCTGAGGACACAG ACTCAAAGGGTCCCTCGGCCCCGGAGAACATGTCCCCAGAGAGCACAGAGATAACCCAGGAACAGCTCCTGGACAGCTTCCATCTCATGGCCCCGACAGGCGAGGACCTACCCATTCTCTGGAACGCCGTCAGTAACTACCAGAGCATGAAGGCTCGGGAGATCACGGGCGTCAAGAAGCGGAAG GAACCCTGCCAACGCGAACTCTACAAAGTGCTGGACAGATTAGCCAAGGAGCAGCAGAAGGCAGGAGATGAGCTTTACAAATTTTATCTGCCAAACTGCAACAAGAATGGATTCTATCACAGCAAACAG TGCGAGACATCCCTGGAGGGAGAGGCAGGGCTCTGCTGGTGTGTCTACCCTTGGAATGGGAAGAAGATTCCGGGATCCTTGGAGATCAGAGGGGACCCCAACTGTCATCAGTACTTTAACTTGCAAAACTGA
- the CCDC201 gene encoding coiled-coil domain-containing protein 201 isoform X1: MDRVSGLSASEDEGPLSEMSPLPLRRVLQHSTPEEAALCGHRQSLGLVPSPLPAHASWDLPSLQLGLSPKAARQERQPSNVWASGASSGWVGLDQDPWAPEEDTPMPASGTWPQQQGKSGPTGRRPRNLGLPGIPSVAGRRRRDLKKLAAAPLKPLLLKCLDSLEAGCGSTGLLLPPSVI; encoded by the exons ATGGACAGG GTCTCTGGACTGAGCGCCTCTGAGGACGAAGGCCCCCTTTCAGAGATGAGTCCACTGCCCTTGAGAAGGGTCCTGCAGCACAGCACCCCGGAGGAAGCTGCCCTTTGTGGGCACAGGCAGTCCCTGGGCCTTGTCCCTTCCCCATTGCCTGCACACGCTTCCTGGGACCTCCCATCCCTGCAGCTAGGGCTCAGCCCCAAGGCTGCCCGCCAAGAGAGGCAGCCTTCTAATGTCTGGGCCTCTGGGGCATCCAGTGGGTGGGTAGGGCTGGACCAGGACCCCTGGGCTCCTGAGGAGGACACGCCCATGCCAGCCTCGGGCACCTGGCCGCAGCAACAGGGAAAGTCCGGCCCGACAGGAAGGCGGCCACGAAACCTGGGACTGCCTGGGATCCCCAGTGTGGCTGGGAGGAGGAGACGGGACCTGAAGAAGCTGGCGGCTGCG CCTTTGAAGCCCCTTTTGCTGAAGTGCCTGGACTCCTTGGAAGCCGGGTGTGGGAGCACTGGACTGCTGCTACCACCTTCTGTCATTTAG